A stretch of Imperialibacter roseus DNA encodes these proteins:
- a CDS encoding FecR family protein codes for MKNEELIRKWLAGQLTEAEEKLLRDTDEFAQLLKIWNGLSVAMPPDYSVEEELKRFHSADNKQAKVIKVSWQPRWVGIAASVILISVIGFLLLRPSSDTQTIMLSEGLKAHYLPDSSLVTLNKGSELAYETEKWAASRKVMLQGEGFFQVKKGSTFEVATSNGTVSVLGTSFNVKQRGDYYEVICYEGKVGVETSTQNLTLIAGDGYREVAGHEERFQVASGSESEWLNGRSSFLRTPYYAVLEELENQYEVVIETKGIDLNDTFTGSFPNDDLHVALDAVTVPSGYLYRQKDEKVLITGGK; via the coding sequence ATGAAAAATGAAGAACTCATAAGGAAATGGCTGGCAGGTCAGCTTACAGAAGCAGAAGAAAAGCTTCTCAGGGATACTGATGAGTTCGCCCAATTGCTAAAAATATGGAATGGCCTGAGTGTTGCCATGCCACCGGACTATTCTGTTGAAGAGGAATTGAAGCGCTTTCATTCAGCAGACAACAAACAAGCTAAAGTTATTAAAGTGTCTTGGCAGCCACGATGGGTCGGGATTGCAGCCTCTGTTATTCTTATCTCCGTTATTGGGTTTTTGCTTCTTCGACCTTCATCAGATACTCAAACCATCATGCTATCTGAAGGGTTGAAAGCTCATTATTTGCCTGATTCTTCACTGGTTACCCTTAATAAAGGATCTGAGTTGGCCTATGAAACTGAAAAATGGGCTGCTTCCCGTAAAGTGATGCTCCAGGGAGAAGGATTTTTTCAAGTAAAAAAGGGTTCCACGTTTGAGGTGGCTACTTCAAATGGAACCGTAAGCGTATTGGGTACTTCATTTAATGTTAAACAACGTGGCGATTATTACGAAGTAATATGTTACGAGGGAAAGGTCGGAGTGGAAACTTCAACACAAAACCTGACACTTATTGCAGGTGATGGCTATCGTGAAGTTGCTGGCCACGAAGAAAGATTTCAGGTTGCTTCTGGCAGCGAATCCGAATGGCTCAATGGCAGAAGTTCCTTTTTAAGAACCCCATATTATGCCGTGCTGGAAGAGCTAGAAAATCAATATGAGGTTGTTATTGAAACAAAAGGCATTGATCTAAATGATACCTTTACAGGTAGCTTTCCAAACGATGACCTTCACGTAGCGCTCGACGCTGTTACTGTGCCTTCCGGTTACCTCTATCGACAAAAGGATGAGAAAGTACTAATAACTGGTGGGAAGTAG
- a CDS encoding DcrB/PsbP domain-containing protein — protein sequence MKQTMKQLMKYAAVMMLAVTLASCGGDDDNVSSNPTISMSFKGNSSSINVPEGRVMANALQFTSGTIRLRQIQFQAETEAGDSIEVDLEQIVDIDFATGTTTPDLSNLVFPVGIYTEIEVELELQDEDNNPSVVIEGTFTDADDKAHPIRFEFNSGETFEVEKEGRIVFGEGANVLAEVTFDPGVWFAGVTTEELSMATKNNAGVIVISETSNEEIFDIVADGLDLATEIEIRL from the coding sequence ATGAAACAAACAATGAAACAATTAATGAAGTATGCAGCAGTGATGATGCTTGCAGTTACACTTGCATCCTGCGGTGGTGATGATGATAATGTTTCATCTAACCCTACTATTAGCATGAGCTTTAAAGGCAACAGCTCGTCAATCAACGTGCCTGAAGGAAGAGTTATGGCAAATGCCTTACAATTCACTTCCGGAACTATCAGACTAAGACAGATTCAATTCCAAGCTGAGACTGAAGCAGGAGATTCTATCGAAGTGGATCTTGAGCAGATTGTAGATATTGATTTTGCAACTGGCACAACGACTCCTGATCTTAGCAATCTGGTTTTTCCAGTTGGTATTTACACTGAAATTGAGGTAGAATTAGAATTGCAAGACGAGGACAATAACCCTTCAGTAGTAATTGAAGGTACGTTCACGGACGCAGACGATAAGGCGCACCCAATTCGCTTTGAATTCAATTCGGGAGAAACCTTTGAAGTAGAGAAAGAAGGAAGAATAGTTTTTGGAGAAGGGGCCAATGTTTTAGCTGAGGTAACTTTTGATCCGGGAGTTTGGTTTGCCGGAGTAACCACAGAAGAGCTGTCGATGGCAACTAAGAACAATGCTGGGGTAATTGTAATCAGCGAAACAAGCAATGAAGAGATTTTTGATATTGTAGCTGATGGCCTTGACTTAGCCACTGAAATAGAAATTAGATTATAA
- a CDS encoding helix-turn-helix domain-containing protein — MNENQVALIFGKRLKELRLEKSLSQEKLAHHAGLHRTYISLLEKGKRQPSLSSAINLADALEIKLSYLLTPFLN, encoded by the coding sequence ATGAATGAGAACCAAGTGGCTTTGATTTTTGGAAAAAGACTTAAAGAATTAAGACTTGAAAAATCATTGTCTCAGGAAAAACTCGCACATCATGCTGGATTACATCGTACTTATATCTCTTTGTTGGAGAAGGGTAAAAGACAGCCTTCATTGTCCTCTGCAATTAATTTGGCTGATGCTCTTGAGATTAAACTGTCATATTTGCTGACACCATTTTTGAATTGA
- a CDS encoding metallophosphoesterase: MKIQYASDLHLEMPANAAWIYKNPIIPSAEILILAGDITYLSDLHLSSPFFDLLSSQFDKVYIVPGNHEFYNYSFDIDGLFPSLNMAARDKVFYLNNQVVVIGKVRLLFSTLFTQITNHKFIDYKLNDFHVCKYQGERFSTHEYNECHALCLAFLETELAKLFDGQTVVVSHHAPYPPDYCDYPDSMSLNEAFHVDLLWLTEKHKVDHWIHGHTHHNQEPLTIGKTTFYTNQLGYTVANEHTAFRRDMVLEI; this comes from the coding sequence TTGAAAATCCAATACGCCTCAGATTTACACCTGGAAATGCCAGCCAATGCAGCCTGGATATACAAGAACCCAATTATCCCATCAGCTGAGATTTTGATTTTAGCCGGAGATATCACCTATCTATCCGATCTGCACCTCAGTTCACCGTTCTTTGACTTGTTGTCAAGTCAATTCGACAAAGTCTACATCGTTCCAGGTAACCACGAATTTTATAATTATAGCTTCGATATTGATGGCCTATTCCCCTCGCTAAATATGGCTGCTCGGGATAAAGTTTTTTATCTGAACAATCAAGTCGTTGTGATCGGCAAGGTTCGGCTCCTGTTTAGCACCTTGTTCACTCAAATTACAAATCACAAATTCATTGATTACAAGTTGAATGATTTTCATGTTTGTAAATATCAAGGAGAAAGGTTCTCTACTCATGAGTACAATGAATGTCATGCCCTGTGCCTGGCATTTCTCGAAACGGAATTGGCCAAGCTATTTGACGGCCAAACGGTCGTAGTCAGTCACCATGCCCCCTACCCTCCGGACTATTGTGACTATCCTGACTCAATGTCTTTGAACGAGGCCTTCCATGTAGACTTGCTATGGTTGACTGAGAAACACAAAGTCGATCACTGGATTCACGGCCACACTCACCACAACCAGGAGCCATTGACAATAGGGAAGACAACATTTTACACCAACCAGCTTGGCTATACGGTGGCCAACGAACATACGGCCTTTCGAAGAGATATGGTTTTGGAGATTTGA
- a CDS encoding IS4 family transposase, producing MDKNTNLSGQPILCQLLSFLPREIVDSSVAEHQSDRYYKTLTTYRQLVFMLYGVVTKCYSLNSLCKNLLFLEDKLTYLGIDRLPAVSTLSDANINRCSDVFATIYQRLYHYYQDRLKPVHCGLLLDEIDVEKVAIFDSSTITLFVDVFKGAGRNSLTGRKKGGLKIHTKLPLGGFVPDLVHISEAACNDRSFLGQLEVEKGGIYVFDKGYVNYQKWAAWTQMGAFFITRLNENANYHVLTGQHNHIIDYADGGVTSDQLVLLNPTGKAVKARLIVYKDSESGHILKFLSNMFDYQADTIILLNKYRWNIEVVFKRLKQNFELSYFFSDSTEGIKTQIWIALIANLLFSVIHKQCKEAEVFVTLVSLAVNNMGSYISLVKIVNAGRLTESERDLKII from the coding sequence ATGGATAAAAATACAAATTTAAGTGGTCAGCCCATACTTTGCCAGCTACTTTCCTTCTTACCTCGGGAAATTGTGGACTCCAGCGTAGCAGAGCACCAAAGTGATCGTTACTACAAAACACTGACCACTTACAGGCAATTGGTTTTCATGCTTTATGGAGTAGTAACCAAATGCTATTCACTCAACAGCCTTTGTAAGAATTTGCTATTTCTGGAAGATAAGCTGACCTATTTGGGTATTGACAGACTTCCGGCAGTGAGTACACTGAGCGATGCGAATATCAATCGTTGTAGTGATGTTTTTGCTACCATCTATCAACGCTTGTACCACTACTACCAAGACAGGTTGAAGCCAGTTCACTGTGGCTTGCTTTTAGATGAGATAGATGTAGAAAAAGTAGCCATTTTTGACTCCTCCACCATCACTTTGTTTGTAGATGTGTTTAAGGGAGCAGGCCGTAATTCACTCACAGGCAGAAAGAAGGGAGGGCTAAAGATTCATACCAAGCTGCCCTTGGGTGGCTTTGTTCCCGATCTGGTTCACATCAGTGAAGCTGCTTGCAACGATAGATCCTTTCTCGGACAGCTTGAAGTAGAGAAGGGAGGGATTTATGTATTTGATAAGGGCTATGTTAACTATCAAAAATGGGCTGCCTGGACACAGATGGGAGCCTTCTTTATAACCAGGCTAAATGAAAATGCCAATTATCATGTTTTAACCGGACAGCATAATCACATCATTGATTATGCAGACGGAGGAGTTACTAGCGACCAGCTAGTCTTGCTCAATCCAACTGGGAAGGCAGTAAAAGCACGATTGATTGTGTATAAAGATTCAGAAAGTGGTCATATCCTCAAATTTCTCTCTAACATGTTTGACTATCAGGCCGACACAATCATACTCCTCAATAAATATCGGTGGAATATCGAAGTGGTCTTCAAACGGCTAAAACAGAATTTTGAGTTGAGTTATTTTTTCTCGGACAGCACAGAGGGGATTAAAACTCAGATATGGATTGCATTGATAGCCAACCTACTGTTCTCGGTCATTCATAAACAGTGCAAAGAAGCTGAAGTGTTTGTCACTTTAGTAAGTCTTGCTGTCAACAACATGGGCTCCTATATATCTCTGGTGAAAATTGTGAACGCTGGTAGGCTAACCGAGTCGGAGCGTGACCTCAAAATAATATGA
- a CDS encoding RNA polymerase sigma factor, protein MEKSDNVCKEKVFNQVFVDNAKDLFNFLHFKYQDEDEAKDLVQEAFGKLWDNCNKVTIEKARGFLFVCANNLMKNNLSKKNTALKHQPDLKVDESSKENPQYLMEESEFEDKLNRALQELPEEQRVTLLLKRIEGKKQKEIAEMLGISEKAVEKRLYKAMNTLREKLGNIL, encoded by the coding sequence ATGGAAAAAAGTGATAACGTATGTAAAGAAAAGGTTTTCAATCAGGTCTTTGTGGATAATGCCAAGGACCTGTTTAATTTCCTGCATTTCAAATATCAGGATGAAGACGAAGCAAAGGACCTTGTTCAAGAGGCCTTTGGAAAGCTGTGGGATAATTGTAATAAAGTAACTATTGAAAAGGCGAGAGGATTTCTTTTCGTATGTGCCAATAATTTGATGAAAAACAATTTGTCAAAGAAAAATACGGCACTAAAGCATCAGCCCGATCTGAAAGTAGACGAGAGTAGCAAGGAGAACCCACAGTATTTAATGGAGGAATCTGAATTTGAGGACAAGTTGAATCGGGCCCTTCAGGAGCTTCCGGAGGAACAACGGGTGACCTTATTATTGAAGCGGATAGAAGGCAAGAAACAGAAAGAAATTGCTGAAATGTTAGGCATTTCAGAGAAGGCTGTAGAAAAAAGACTATACAAAGCAATGAACACTTTGCGGGAGAAACTTGGAAACATTTTGTAA